The following is a genomic window from Hymenobacter sp. APR13.
GGGGGTATGGCGGGAATGTTGGAATTTCAGCCGATGACCCAGCGGTTCGCGCAATCGGATAAGAGTCCAAAGATGCTCTCGTTGGTATTTTGCAACCAAAAAAGATTTGGTGATGAGCGCCTTTACAGACTCTAAATCAGTGCTAATAGAGTATGCATAGCTCAATGTGATAAAGGTTGAAAATGACTGTATGAAAGCCAGGATTGATACAGGTTTATGTTCTATGTTATTGACAATGAGTGGAAAATAATGTCAACGCTATTGGTTGATTTCATCAATTGTCGACGACAGGTAGGCTTGACGTGCCAATATATGCTTCTTTCTGTCGTCATAAATATGAGGTGGTCTAGTTGACGTGGACAGAGTTCGGACGTACTTTTCCTTTACTATGGCAAGTACGTTGCACATTCAGCTGAGGTGGTCTAGAGAAGGCGGACAGAAGAAGGACGTATATTTCTTCTGTTATGGCAGCAAAAACCAGCGGGTCGTCGCCCGACAAACGGCGTAAATACGACGAGGCGTTCAAGGTCGAGGCCCTGCGCTTGGCGTCCGAGAGCCGCAGTACGCAAGCCGCAGCCCGCGAGTTGGGCATCAGCCCCAAGCTGCTCTACCGCTGGCAGCAGGCCCAAGTGGTGGCCGAGGTCGGCAGCGTCGAAGTGGCCCGTGACCCGGAGGTGCGTGCTCTGCGCGCCGCCAACAAGCGGCTGGCGCAGGAGCTGGATATTTTAAAAAAAGCCTTGGTCATCTTCGGCCAGCCGACCCCGTGAGTACGTACCGATACATCGCCCAGTGCCAGGTGCGGGTGCCCGTACGCCAGCTCTGCCGCGTGTTGCACATCGCGCCCAGCGCATACTACGCCTGGCACCGGCAGCAGGGCCAACCTGTACCCGAGCCGGCCTGGCAAGTAGCCGTACGCCAAGCATTTGTACGCCACAGCCAGCGCTACGGTACGCGCCGGCTGCGGGCCGAGGTGCAGGCCGAAGGCCATGGCGTGGGCCGTTGGCGCATTCGGCGCGTGCTCAAAGCGCACGGCTTGCGCGCCCAGCAGCCCCGCTCGTTCGTGCCCCGCACCACCGATTCCGACCCGGCCGTGCGCGCCGCCCCCAACCGCTTACTCGGCCAACCGGCCCCCACCGCCCCGAACCGGGTCTGGGTGGGCGACATCACGTACTTGCCCCGCCAGGGCGGCGGCTGGCTGTACTTAGCCATCTGGCTCGACCGCTGCTCGCGCAAAATCGTGGGCTGGGACGTGCGCGATACCATGCCCGAGGACTTGGTCAGCGAGGCCTTGCGCCGGGCCCTGGTCGTGCGCCGGCCCGCGGCTGGACTGGTCGTGCACTCCGACCAGGGCAGCCAGTACACGGCTACCCGCTTCAAAGCCCTGGTCGCCCAACACGGCGCACTGCAAAGCATGAGCCGGCGCGGCAACTGCTACGACAACGCCCACGCCGAATCGTTTTGGAGCCGCTTCAAGGCTGAACTGCTCGACGGCGGCAGCTTCCCCGGCCTGGCCGAAGCCAAGCTCGAAATCAGCCACCATATTGCCTATTACAACGCCGAACGCCGACATTCTGCTCTCGGCTATCACTCGCCCAACCACTTCGAAACCCAACTTCAAACAACGTCCCAATTGTGTTCGGCTTAGCTAGACCACCTCAATTCCTTCTCAATATAATCGTGGTTGTTACCGCTTTGATATAAATAAGACAGCCTCGGCCAGGCCAGTCGAGGCTATTTGCTTTGAGCTTAGCATTCCTACAGTGAAACCGCGTCCCCTCACCCCACACAATGTCCCGCATCTCTGCCACCATCCGCTCGTCGGCCTGACCTAGCGGCGCATCCGGTTCCACCACTACTGAAGATACCGCCGCAGACCCGCCCAGAACCAAATAGGGCAGGGTAGGAGAGGCTATCAGCACAGCGCATAAGCCATAGAACGTGCTGCAAAGCTCACCCCACCATCCCCCGCGTAAACGTCACCAGCTCCACATCTCGCAGTTGCTCCAGCCACTGCCGCGCCGCTTCCGGCGTCTGCATCTGAGCCGCCGGCAGCGGCAGCAGGGGCGCGACGGTGCTGCCCGCCGAAAGCTGCACCTGCAGCAGGCATGTCCCCTCAAAAAGCTCCGGCATCACCTCGAACCGCAGCCCCCTGGCCATATAGGCCCCGAAAACTTCCCGGAGCAGTTCCTGATCTGGCACGAATTGCTTTATACTGCTTTTGCTATTTATGTTAGTGTAAGTTTGTAAGCCAATCGGGTAAGCAGGCAAACGGCTGCCGGTAGCTGCCTGGCGGTATTCTGTAGTTATACAGCAGTTTGCCAACGTATGCTCTGCCATCGAAGAGTCGGGTGCCGGCGGAAGCTCGGCGCTAGTATACAAACAAGCTACTAATTATTTTAGTATACTTGCTGTGCCCGATATAGCTAACCACCCTGCATGACGACCATTGAACTCATTGAAGTCGGCGAGCCGACCACCACGCTGTGGCTGCCCGTCTTTGCCTCTCTGGTGCCCGCCGGCTTCCCGTCGCCGGCCTCCGACGAGCTGGAGGAGCTCTTCGACCTGAACCGCATCCTGTTCCGCCACCCCGAAGCTACCTACCTCATCCGGGTGTCGGGCGAGAGCATGCAGGGCGCGGAAATCCACGCCGGCGACCTGCTGGCCGTCGACAAGCACCTCGAAGCCGACCACAACCACATTGTGGTTGCCGTGCTGGAAGGGGAGTGCACCGTCAAGCGCCTGGTGCGCCGCGGCACCGCCTGGTGGCTGCAGGCCGAAAACCCCGCTTACCCCGACTACTGCATCACCGAGCCCGACAACCTGCGCATCTGGGGCGTGGTCACCCATGTCGTGCACGAGCTCATCCCCGGCAAGCTCACCGCCCTGCTCCGTAGCCGGGATTAGAGAGCCTGCACCAGAACGTCATGCTCTGAACGTCATGCTGAGCTTGCCGAAGCATCTCTACCGCTTCGTTGCGCCCAAGCACTAAGCCCCAAGCCCTAAGCCCCAAGCACTAAGCCCCAAGCACTAAGCCCCAAGCCCTAAGCCCCAAGCACTAAGCCC
Proteins encoded in this region:
- a CDS encoding transposase; this encodes MAAKTSGSSPDKRRKYDEAFKVEALRLASESRSTQAAARELGISPKLLYRWQQAQVVAEVGSVEVARDPEVRALRAANKRLAQELDILKKALVIFGQPTP
- a CDS encoding IS3 family transposase — translated: MSTYRYIAQCQVRVPVRQLCRVLHIAPSAYYAWHRQQGQPVPEPAWQVAVRQAFVRHSQRYGTRRLRAEVQAEGHGVGRWRIRRVLKAHGLRAQQPRSFVPRTTDSDPAVRAAPNRLLGQPAPTAPNRVWVGDITYLPRQGGGWLYLAIWLDRCSRKIVGWDVRDTMPEDLVSEALRRALVVRRPAAGLVVHSDQGSQYTATRFKALVAQHGALQSMSRRGNCYDNAHAESFWSRFKAELLDGGSFPGLAEAKLEISHHIAYYNAERRHSALGYHSPNHFETQLQTTSQLCSA
- a CDS encoding LexA family protein yields the protein MTTIELIEVGEPTTTLWLPVFASLVPAGFPSPASDELEELFDLNRILFRHPEATYLIRVSGESMQGAEIHAGDLLAVDKHLEADHNHIVVAVLEGECTVKRLVRRGTAWWLQAENPAYPDYCITEPDNLRIWGVVTHVVHELIPGKLTALLRSRD